In Arthrobacter alpinus, a single window of DNA contains:
- a CDS encoding DUF3040 domain-containing protein: protein MPLSEHEQRLLDQLEQQLHAEDPKFANALSSESSRSMSMRNVVMGVLVVIVGLLTVLGGVASQLIVVGILGFLIMGGGVYLALSKPKFAADQQGPNATGGKSRAKQKSGFMNGLEEKWEERRREQ, encoded by the coding sequence ATGCCCCTCTCTGAACATGAGCAGAGACTGTTGGACCAGTTGGAGCAGCAGCTGCATGCTGAAGATCCCAAGTTTGCCAACGCCCTGTCATCTGAATCATCGCGCTCAATGTCGATGCGCAACGTGGTCATGGGTGTTCTCGTCGTGATCGTCGGATTGCTGACGGTCCTTGGCGGCGTGGCGTCGCAATTGATCGTGGTGGGAATTCTGGGATTCCTCATCATGGGCGGCGGCGTCTACTTGGCACTTTCCAAACCAAAGTTTGCCGCCGATCAGCAGGGCCCCAACGCAACGGGCGGAAAAAGCCGGGCCAAGCAAAAGAGTGGCTTCATGAATGGACTCGAAGAAAAGTGGGAAGAGCGTCGCCGCGAACAGTAG
- the mraZ gene encoding division/cell wall cluster transcriptional repressor MraZ, producing MFLGTHSPRLDEKGRIILPAKFREELSSGLVLTKGQENCIYVFSAREFEKVLAQMQDAPLSNMAARDYIRIFLSGASDEVPDKQGRVTIPATLRSYAGLEKELVVIGAGSRAEIWDSAAWHEYLTAKESAFAATDELAIPGIS from the coding sequence TTGTTTCTCGGAACACATTCACCACGCCTTGATGAGAAGGGCCGCATCATCCTTCCCGCAAAGTTCCGGGAGGAACTTTCCAGCGGACTTGTCCTTACCAAGGGGCAGGAAAACTGTATTTATGTCTTCAGTGCAAGGGAATTCGAAAAGGTCTTAGCCCAAATGCAGGACGCTCCACTGTCCAACATGGCGGCACGGGACTACATTCGAATCTTTCTTTCGGGAGCTTCTGACGAGGTTCCCGACAAGCAAGGAAGGGTGACCATTCCGGCCACCCTTCGTTCCTACGCAGGTCTCGAGAAGGAGCTGGTTGTCATTGGCGCCGGCAGCCGGGCAGAGATCTGGGATTCCGCTGCTTGGCACGAATACCTGACAGCTAAGGAGAGCGCATTCGCCGCAACTGACGAACTCGCCATCCCCGGAATTAGCTAG